A DNA window from Drosophila virilis strain 15010-1051.87 chromosome 4, Dvir_AGI_RSII-ME, whole genome shotgun sequence contains the following coding sequences:
- the Lip1 gene encoding lipase 1: MQRRLLFALGLCLLISRTQAQLIGGEEDEEEEEEEEEEEESIEDETPEEKLQRKNIKQDSNLSVDKLIAKYGYQAEVHHVTTDDGYILTMHRIRNSGAQPFLLQHGLVDSSAGFVVMGPNVSLAYLLADHNYDVWLGNARGNRYSRNHTTLDPDASKFWDFSWHEIGMYDLPAMIDHVLKVTGYKKLQYAGHSQGCTAFFVMCSMRPAYNEKIISMQAMAPAVYAKETEDHPYIRAMSLYFNSLVGSSITEMFNGEFRFLCRMTEETERLCIEAVFGIVGRNWNEFNRKMFPVVLGHYPAGVAAKQVKHFIQIIKTGRFAPYSYSSNKNMVLYREHVPPRYNLSLVTVPTFVYYSSNDLLCHPHDVEAMCEDLGNVTGKYLVPLKEFNHMDFLWAVDVRKLLYNRMLQVLGKQPQAKDIEGEAKGLRIRGRAIGQNAAR, encoded by the exons ATGCAACGTCGCTTATTGTTTGCGTTGGGCTTGTGCCTGCTCATCAGTAGAACGCAGGCGCAGCTCATTGGCGGCGAGgaggatgaggaggaggaagaagaggaagaggaggaggaggaaagCATCGAAGATGAGACGCCCGAGGAGAAGCTGCAACGTAAAAACATTAAGCAAGACTCAAACCTAAGTGTG GATAAATTAATTGCCAAGTACGGCTACCAGGCGGAAGTGCATCATGTGACCACAGACGATGGCTACATTCTAACAATGCATCGCATACGGAATTCGGGCGCCCAGCCCTTTTTGCTCCAGCATGGACTCGTTGATAGCTCGGCGGGATTCGTTGTCATGGGCCCCAATGTGAGTCTGG CCTACTTGCTGGCCGACCACAACTATGACGTTTGGCTAGGCAATGCGCGTGGCAATCGCTACTCCAGAAATCACACAACCCTCGATCCGGATGCCTCCAAGTTCTGGGACTTCAGTTGGCATGAAATTGGCATGTACGATCTGCCAGCGATGATCGATCATGTGCTCAAGGTAACCGGCTATAAGAAGCTGCAATATGCCGGCCATTCCCAGGGCTGCACGGCCTTCTTTGTGATGTGTTCCATGCGACCGGCGTACAACGAGAAGATCATCTCCATGCAAGCCATGGCTCCTGCTGTCTATGCCAAAGAAACCGAAGATCATCCTTACATACGTGCCATGAGTTTGTATTTCAAT AGTCTGGTGGGCAGCTCCATAACAGAGATGTTTAATGGTGAATTTCGATTTCTTTGTCGCATGACCGAAGAAACGGAGCGACTTTGCATTGAAGCAGTTTTTGGCATTGTGGGACGCAATTGGAACGAGTTCAACAGG AAAATGTTTCCCGTTGTATTGGGCCACTATCCCGCAGGCGTGGCTGCCAAGCAAGTCAAGcactttatacaaattatcAAAACTGGCCGATTCGCACCCTATAGCTACAGTTCGAACAAGAATATGGTCTTGTACAGGGAGCATGTGCCGCCGCGTTACAATCTGAGCCTGGTGACGGTGCCGACATTTGTGTATTATTCGAGCAACGATCTGCTGTGTCATCCGCACGATGTGGAGGCCATGTGCGAGGATTTGGGCAATGTGACAGGCAAGTATCTGGTGCCGTTGAAGGAGTTCAATCACATGGACTTTCTCTGGGCGGTCGATGTGCGAAAGCTGCTCTACAACCGAATGCTGCAAGTGCTGGGCAAGCAGCCACAGGCCAAGGATATTGAGGGCGAGGCCAAGGGTCTAAGGATACGAGGTCGAGCAATTGGCCAAAATGCGGCCAGATAG
- the LOC6627787 gene encoding uncharacterized protein, with the protein MKVFVVLSIILAVAVAAPQFGGGNANANAGANAQSQGGFGGEGGLGGPGGFGGKPGHHGHHGHHGNRGEGGFGGPGGPGGFGGQGGFGGPGGFGGGNANANAESTANANGGGFGGPGGFGGANANADSSATANGGGFGGANAKASSSASASSNGGGLASATSSASANAGI; encoded by the coding sequence ATGAAGGTCTTCGTTGTACTGAGCATTATCCTGGCCGTGGCCGTGGCAGCACCACAGTTTGGCGGCGGCAATGCTAATGCCAATGCTGGAGCCAATGCTCAGTCTCAGGGCGGATTTGGTGGAGAAGGTGGCTTAGGCGGACCAGGCGGCTTCGGAGGCAAGCCTGGTCATCATGGTCATCATGGTCATCATGGTAACCGCGGTGAAGGTGGCTTCGGTGGTCCCGGTGGTCCCGGCGGTTTCGGTGGTCAAGGCGGTTTTGGCGGACCCGGCGGCTTCGGAGGCGGTAACGCCAACGCCAATGCGGAATCCActgccaatgccaatggcgGCGGTTTCGGTGGACCCGGTGGCTTCGGTGGTGCTAATGCCAACGCTGATTCCAGTGCCACTGCCAATGGCGGTGGTTTCGGCGGCGCCAACGCGAAAGCATCTTCCAGCGCCAGTGCCTCATCCAATGGCGGTGGTCTCGCCAGTGCCACATCCAGCGCATCTGCCAATGCTGGAATATAG
- the LOC6627780 gene encoding aminomethyltransferase, mitochondrial → MLKLSSRLQAQKVLPFGWQRLRHASSSTGGEGERTALYDFHVRKGGKIVNFGGYALPVQYSDQSIIASHLYTRRVGSIFDVSHMLQTYVRGKDAAACLESICTADILDMPAGSGSLTVFTNDQGGILDDLIVNKVSDKELYVVSNAAMKQQDMQIMTAAVSNFKSQGKDVSIEFLSPAHQSLIAVQGPQAAQELSKLLPQPKAKALEQLYFMRSGIFELAGISNVRITRCGYTGEDGVEISVPSTQVETLTEALLAAGQLKLAGLGARDSLRLEGGLCLYGSDIDAQTTPVEAALAWLVAKRRRSTSDFPGAQTILQQLKEGAQRRRVGLQMLGAKAPPARAGVAIFSGGKQVGQLTSGCPSPSTGRNIAMGYVAEQLKKPGTQVELKVRDKFYEAEITRMPFVKANYYNKPKQ, encoded by the exons ATGTTGAAGCTAAGCAGCCGACTGCAAGCGCAAAAGGTTTTGCCTTTCGGCTGGCAAAGATTACGCCACGCCTCCTCCAGCACAGGCGGAGAGGGTGAGCGCACAGCACTTTATGATTTCCATGTGCGCAAAGGCGGCAAGATTGTGAACTTTGGTGGTTATGCACTGCCCGTGCAGTACTCCGACCAGAGCATCATCGCCTCCCACCTGTACACACGCCGTGTGGGCTCCATATTCGATGTGTCGCATATGCTACAGACCTATGTGCGGGGCAAGGATGCGGCCGCTTGTCTGGAATCCATTTGCACAGCTGACATTCTGGACATGCCCGCGGGCAGCGGCAGCCTGACAGTGTTTACCAACGATCAGGGAGGCATTTTGGACGATCTGATCGTGAATAAGGTCAGCGACAAGGAGCTCTATGTGGTCTCCAATGCGGCGATGAAGCAACAGGACATGCAAATCATGACCGCCGCTGTG TCCAACTTCAAGTCCCAAGGCAAAGATGTCTCCATTGAGTTCTTGAGCCCGGCTCATCAGTCTCTAATTGCAGTGCAAGGCCCGCAAGCAGCCCAGGAGCTATCCAAGCTGCTGCCAcagccaaaagcaaaagcccTGGAACAGCTCTACTTCATGCGCTCGGGCATCTTTGAGCTGGCGGGGATTAGCAATGTACGCATCACGCGCTGCGGCTACACGGGCGAGGATGGTGTCGAGATCTCAGTGCCTTCTACTCAGGTGGAAACTCTTACCGAGGCTCTGCTCGCTGCTGGCCAACTGAAGCTGGCTGGCCTGGGCGCACGCGATTCACTGCGCCTGGAGGGGGGTTTGTGCCTCTATGGCAGCGACATTGATGCACAGACCACACCTGTGGAGGCAGCACTTGCTTGGCTGGTGGCCAAACGGCGACGCAGCACATCTGACTTTCCTGGCGCTCAGACAATTCTTCAGCAGCTGAAGGAGGGTGCCCAGCGGCGTCGCGTTGGACTGCAAATGCTGGGCGCCAAGGCACCGCCCGCACGAGCAGGTGTCGCCATCTTCAGTGGTGGGAAGCAGGTGGGTCAATTGACCAGCGGTTGCCCCAGCCCCAGCACTGGCCGCAACATTGCCATGGGCTACGTGGCAGAGCAGCTTAAGAAGCCCGGCACCCAGGTGGAGCTAAAGGTGCGCGACAAATTCTACGAGGCGGAAATAACTCGAATGCCCTTTGTTAAGGCCAACTACTACAATAAGCCCAagcaataa
- the LOC6627784 gene encoding uncharacterized protein, translated as MKTLIVLALLIAAASALPQFGFGGPGFGGPGFGPGFGGGYGRPGFGGPGFGGGYGRPGFGGGFGGPGFGGPGFGGGGYYPGGGFGGGPGFGGGGFGGRPGGGFGGPGFGGGGFGGRPGGGFGRPGGGFGGGPAFGGGFGGPGGGFGGGPGGGFGGGGGGSSSASASASANANGGGGFRG; from the exons ATGAAGACTCTCATTGTGCTGGCCCTGTTGATAGCTGCCGCGTCGGCACTGCCTCAATTTGGCTTCGGTGGCCCTGGATTCGGTGGCCCTGGCTTCGGCCCTGGTTTCGGTGGTGGTTACGGACGTCCAGGTTTCGGCGGCCCTGGATTCGGTGGTGGTTACGGACGCCCCGGCTTCGGTGGCGGATTCGGCGGCCCTGGATTCGGTGGCCCTGGATTTGGCGGCGGTGGTTATTACCCAGGTGGCGGATTCGGCGGTGGACCCG GTTTTGGAGGCGGCGGCTTCGGCGGTAGACCCGGCGGCGGTTTCGGTGGACCCGGATTCGGAGGCGGCGGCTTCGGCGGTAGACCCGGCGGTGGTTTCGGTAGACCTGGAGGCGGTTTTGGTGGTGGACCCGCATTCGGAGGCGGCTTCGGTGGACCCGGAGGCGGTTTCGGAGGTGGACCCGGAGGCGGTtttggtggtggcggcggcggctcatCCTCTGCGAGTGCCTCGGCCAGCGCCAATGCCAACGGTGGTGGTGGTTTCCGCGGCTAA
- the LOC6627782 gene encoding uncharacterized protein has product MRLFIVLSICVALASAGYGGGDGGAASSASASASASSSADGGGKFGGGGGGGGGLGLGGGLGLGLGGGLGLGGGKHGGGGGGLGLGLGGAGGGGHGGLFSGGSSGGGASSSAGSSAGGGGIGGGGPGYGGGGGLGGGHGGGGFGGGSAGGGHGGGGFGGGSTGGGGFAGGSAGGGHGGGGYGGGSSGGGGFAGGSVGGGHGGGGFGGGSLGGGHGGGGQGGGGFGGGSAGGGGFAGGSAGGSLGGGGFGGGSLGGGHGGGGFGGGSAGGGHGGGGFGGGSLGGGHGGGGFGGGSAGGGHGGGGPGFGGGPGFGGIGGGSAGASAGSSAGAGAGGPFLGGGLGLGIGGGKHGGGGYGGGGKHGGGGGGFGGGGHGGGGHGGGGHGGGGYGGGGYGGGGKGGASSSASASASASAGSYGR; this is encoded by the coding sequence ATGAGACTGTTTATTGTGCTAAGTATTTGCGTTGCGTTGGCCTCCGCTGGATATGGAGGCGGTGATGGTGGTGCCGCTTCCTCAGCGTCGGCATCTGCGTCAGCGTCGTCCAGCGCCGATGGAGGCGGTAAATttggaggcggcggcggcggcggcggaggcTTAGGCCTCGGTGGCGGACTTGGACTAGGTCTAGGCGGAGGCCTGGGTCTGGGCGGTGGAAAGCACGGTGGTGGCGGTGGAGGCCTTGGACTAGGACTAGGTGGAGCTGGAGGCGGCGGACACGGCGGCCTCTTTAGTGGCGGTAGTTCTGGTGGTGGAGCATCGTCCTCAGCTGGTTCAAGTGCAGGCGGCGGCGGTATCGGCGGCGGAGGTCCTGGATATGGCGGCGGAGGTGGATTGGGAGGTGGTCATGGTGGAGGCGGCTTCGGTGGCGGATCCGCTGGTGGTGGTCATGGTGGCGGCGGCTTCGGTGGTGGATCAACAGGAGGTGGTGGTTTCGCCGGTGGATCCGCCGGTGGTGGtcatggcggcggcggctacGGTGGAGGATCATCAGGAGGTGGTGGTTTCGCCGGTGGATCCGTAGGTGGTGGTCATGGAGGCGGCGGCTTTGGTGGAGGATCTCTTGGCGGTGGTCATGGAGGCGGCGGTCAAGGCGGTGGCGGCTTCGGTGGAGGATCAGCAGGTGGTGGTGGCTTTGCCGGTGGATCTGCAGGTGGTAGtcttggcggcggcggcttcgGTGGAGGATCTCTTGGCGGTGGCCATGGAGGCGGCGGTTTTGGTGGAGGATCAGCAGGCGGTGGTCATGGAGGCGGCGGCTTCGGTGGCGGATCACTAGGCGGTGGTCATGGAGGCGGCGGCTTCGGTGGTGGATCAGCTGGCGGTGGCCATGGCGGCGGTGGACCCGGATTTGGTGGCGGACCTGGCTTTGGTGGTATCGGAGGCGGCAGTGCAGGTGCCTCAGCTGGTTCCAGTGCAGGTGCAGGCGCTGGTGGACCATTCTTGGGCGGCGGCCTCGGTCTCGGTATTGGAGGCGGCAAACACGGAGGAGGCGGCTACGGTGGTGGTGGCAAACatggaggcggcggcggcggctttgGAGGAGGTGGCCATGGCGGTGGCGGCCATGGTGGTGGCGGCCATGGTGGTGGTGGCTACGGTGGTGGCGGTTACGGTGGTGGCGGCAAAGGTGGCGCCAGCTCCTCAGCATCTGcgtcagcctcagcctcagcagGCAGCTATGGCCGTTAG
- the Lip2 gene encoding lipase 1 codes for MCEFGRLTRCIVGSVVIVISLTWAQSGERKKWTTLDWLQQLNYSHELHNVTSSDGYQLQLQRLPRLGARPVLLVHGLLGSSLGWLCLGPGKSLAFQLHQRNYDVWLANLRGASPYGRHHLELTDVMPEFWRYSFHEHGAYDLPAIIDHIVEHTKREAEQSETQAQQAHQLLLIGHSQAFNAFLVLCSLHPRFNQHILLMQAMAPLARLHRQVRFDAAQVRAIMKFVKKREKANKFELFPPGELRKLCSKKRELCEYYTKNLAGSALSNKKLLEIFSYEHLLQGGSARELRHLQQIWKSGDFISYDYGPIENMQIYHSVEALNYNISQISVPIILYFGETDAIATPEGVHGIYARMLNSVRSVRRIASAKFNHFDFLVAGEVITLVNDKLIELMEKFLEGKLPYIIE; via the exons ATGTGTGAATTTGGCAGGTTGACGCGCTGCATCGTTGGGTCCGTGGTCATTGTCATTAGCCTAACCTGGGCCCAGTCGGGAGAGCGTAAGAAATGGACAACG CTGGActggctgcagcagctgaacTACAGCCACGAGCTGCACAATGTGACCAGCTCCGATGGCtaccagctgcagctgcagcgattGCCGCGCCTTGGTGCACGACCCGTGCTGCTGGTGCATGGACTGCTGGGCTCCTCCCTGGGCTGGCTGTGCCTGGGACCCGGCAAGAGTTTGG CCTTTCAGCTGCATCAGCGCAACTACGATGTGTGGCTGGCGAATCTGCGTGGCGCCTCGCCCTATGGCAGACATCACCTCGAGCTGACCGATGTCATGCCAGAGTTTTGGCGCTATAGCTTTCACGAGCACGGCGCCTACGATTTGCCCGCCATAATTGACCACATTGTGGAGCACACAAAGCGGGAAGCGGAGCAGAGCGAGACACAGGCACAGCAAGCACATCAGCTACTCCTAATTGGACACTCGCAG gcttttaatgcatttttggtGCTTTGCTCGCTGCATCCGCGTTTCAATCAACACATCCTGCTCATGCAGGCAATGGCGCCTCTGGCCCGACTGCATCGCCAGGTGCGCTTCGATGCCGCACAGGTGCGAGCCATAATGAAGTTTGTCAAG aAACGCGAAAAGGCCAACAAATTTGAACTATTTCCACCTGGAGAGCTGCGTAAATTGTGTTCTAAAAAGCGGGAGCTATGTGAATACTATACCAAAAACTTAGCGGGCAGTGCATTGAGCAACAAAAAG TTGCTTGAAATCTTTAGCTATGAGCATCTGCTACAGGGTGGCTCTGCACGGGAGCTGCGACACTTGCAGCAGATTTGGAAATCGGGTGATTTCATTTCGTACGACTATGGCCCCATTGAGAATATGCAGATCTATCATAGTGTCGAGGCACTTAACTATAATATCAGCCAAATCAGTGTGCCCATCATACTGTACTTCGGGGAAACGGATGCAATTGCCACGCCCGAGGGTGTGCATGGCATCTATGCCAGAATGTTGAACTCGGTGCGCAGCGTGCGGCGCATTGCATCCGCGAAGTTCAATCATTTTGATTTCCTGGTGGCCGGCGAGGTCATAACTTTGGTAAACGACAAACTGATCGAGCTAATGGAAAAGTTTCTCGAAGGCAAATTGCCGTACATAATCGAATGA